Within the Leptotrichia sp. oral taxon 498 genome, the region TAGAAATATCAAATATAAAAAAGTCTACATTTTACTTTCTTTCTTTTTAAAAAAGTAATGAAAATTATCAAAATACATATTTAATCAAAATTTATTTTGTTAAATATTAATATTATTTAAATAATTTTTTCTAATTTATTAATAATTAATTTAGTCAATTTCAAAATCTAATATTTCCCCTGTATTTGCATCAATTTTATATTCTTTTTTAGTATTTCCTTCTATAAGATCTACTTCATAGACCAGCTTTCCTTTTTTTCTTTCAAGTTCGATACTTTTGAAAGTTGCATTTGGAGCTTGTTTTTTTGCTATGCTTTTTGCCTGCTCAACTGAAATTTTTGTATTTGTTATCGCAGGATTTAGTTCATCATCATCTGTATCTGTTTTTGCTCTAAAAATCTTCCCTGTATTTGCATCAATTTTATATTCTTTTTTAGTGTTAGTGTTTCCTTCCCACAATTCAATGTCATATACAGATCCTCTTTTTGTATTTTCTAATTTCACTTTTTTTAATTGTCCATTCGGTGTATTTTTTTTAGCGATTTTGACAGCTTCTTCCCGACTGATTTTTGTTGCAATATTTCGATTATTTGAAGTTGCACCGTATGCAAGTAATCCTCCTAGTAATAAAAAACTTAAAATTCCTGTTTTAAAAAAATTTTTTTGATTTTTCATAGCACCATCTCCTTATAATTTTTTTTATTTTAAATATCAAAATTATATCTTTTTATTTTTTTAAATAAAGATATAATATTCTTGATATAACTATAATATCATAAAAAAGATATTTTTTGAATGAATTTAAACTGAATAAATTTTATAAAAAAGAAACTTGAAAAACTGAAATTTGTCTTTTAAAAGATTTTAGCTATTATTCTCTAAATTTTAAATTATTTAACATATTTTATGCTTAAAAATTATAAATTAATCGGTACATACATAAGAAAATTTGCAGTAGCAAGATTTTTAATTTTTTCTTTAAACAGATATTTACTTTGTATATGATTAATGTTAAAATAATAAAAAAGAAAGGAATAGAAGTTGGAATAAACAAAAATTCATTATGGATGACTATATGCCAGATGAAATGTATAGATTATTTAACAAAAGATAGCAAGAAGTCGTAGGCTTTCTACAAGTGGGAGATGAATTGCTTTTTTTGTAAAAAAATTGAAAAAAGGATACACCTATGATACAATTTTTGTGTAAAATATTGAAGAGAAGTCATTAAAAATAATATTCAAAATCAAAAGGAGGTGTAATTTTATGAAATATAATTTAGCATTCAAATACAGGATTTATCCAAATAAGGAGCAGGAATTATTGATAAATAAGACTTTTGGATGTGTTCGTTTTGTCTACAATACGATCTTGTATACTGCTAATAAAATTTATGAAGAAACCAGAAAAAATAAAATAATTACACCTGCCAGTTTGAAAAGTGAAAATCAATTTTTAAAAGAAGTGGACAGTTTGGCACTTTCAAATGCTCAATTGAATGTAAAACGATCGTTTACAAATTTTTTTCAGAAGAGGGCAAAATTTCCAAGGTTCAAATCTAAAAAGAATAATATTAAAAGTTACACGACAAATTGTGTGAATAATTCAATACGAATTGAGGAAAACAAATATTTAGTTTTACCAAAATTGAAAAAAGTAAAATTAAAATATCATAGAGAAATACCGAAGGATTACAAGATAAAGTCAGTAACATTGACAAACAGTAATGGAAATTACTATGTTTCTGTTTTGACAGAATTTGAAAAAGAAATTCAAAAAAATCCAAGTAATGATAAAGTAATAGGACTTGATTTTTCAATGTCTGAATTATTTGTCAGTTCTGAAAACCAAAGGGCTGATTATCCAAGATATTTTAGGATGCTGGAGAAAAAATTGAAAAAATTACAGAAATCATTATCAAGAAAAGTGAAATTTTCTAAAAATTGGTATAAGCAAAAAGCGAAAATATCAAGATTACATGAATATATTAAGAATTGCCGAAGAGATTTTTTGCATAAATTATCGAAAAAATTGTCTGAAGAATATAATGCTGTGGTTGTTGAGGATTTGAATATGAAAGGGATGAGTCAGGCATTAAATTTTGGTAAAAGTGTAGGAGATAATGGATGGGGAATATTTTTGAGGATGCTTGAGTATAAGTTGATGTTTTTAGGGAAACAATTTTTGAAGATAGATAAGTGGTTTCCATCATCGAAAACTTGTAGTAGATGTGGAAATGTTAAAGAGGAACTGAAATTATCAGAAAGAAGTTATAAATGTGAGTGCTGTGGAATTGAAATTGATAGAGATTACAATGCGGCACTGAATATAAAAAATATTGGAAAATTGATGTTGAAATATTAGGAAAATAAAAAAAGACAGGGTAGGAACTACCCGAAGAGCTTGGTAAATATATTTGGCTAACAAAAGCAGATACTTCCCAAGAAGCTCCCGCTTCTAAAAGCGGGAGTAGTTCACTCGTTTTATATATGATTTTTATAATTTTACAAAATTTTTTGATTTTATTTTTTGGAATTGGAATTGAAGTTAAAGAAATTAAATAGAATTACTTATTTTAAGTTAGTAAAAGAGAAGGAAATAAAAAAAGGTAATGACAGAAACTTTTATAAATGGAACTTATGGAATAAGTGGATTTCTTAATGTAGGAATGAGTGTAGGACTAAAAAATCCTCTTTTGCCTGAAAAAATCAGTATAGATTTAGAAAAAATAATTAAAAAAGAAATAGAAAATGCAATAAAAAGTCAATTAAAATTAAGTAAAATTACTGATTCAAAAAAAGTAAATTTAAAGATGCAAAAAGCAATAAAAGTTCCTGATAACATAGCTAAATTTTTAAATTTATTACCAAATCCATCTAATTTGTGGAGGGCTATCACAAAATGAATAATAATTTATTTACAAAAATTTTTATATTTATTTGGCTTTTTAGTTTTTTATTTATTTTGATTACATTAATAAGTTTAGGTGCTTTTAAAGAAGATATTGATGTTAAAAATATTAAAGATAAAATTTTAGAATATATTGATGAAAAAGATACGGAAATATATTTAGAAAATCAAAAAATAGAAGGTAAGGAAAAAGAGATAATAAATGAAATTTTTACAGGAGAAAATTACGATGTTTCTCCGTTTCAAGAACAAGTATCTAGCGATCTTAAGGATATGAAAGGAATTGAAATAAAATTAAAGAGAAAAAATACAGAAATAAATTTTGAAATATTTAAAAATTTTGATTGTGTTGATAGTAAAGATTCAAAAGGAAATATTTGTGATATGGATGACATACTAAAAATTAGTTATAATGGTCAAATTAAAAAAATAAACCTTTATGTTGCAGATGAAGCAAATGAAATTTTAAAAAAATATTGTACCCAAAATTTTGGACAATCAAATTAGTTTTCTTTAATATAAATTTCAAATATAATACTGCATTTTTTAAATAAATTAGATGATGTATTTTCTAAACCAGTTTTCAAAATTTTAAAATAATCATTGTTGTAAGACAGCGGTTATTTTTTGCCTATATTTTTATAAATTCCAAATAATTAATGTAAAAGATTTTGATTATATCAAATTCGCCTATATAACCTCTACAAGTCAAAATTTTCATTTGAGGCATAGTTTTTTTTTTACCGAAAATTGACTTTTTGAGCTGTTTGGATGTTATATGAGCTTTTAAAATGATATTTTTTAAAATTTATAATAAAAGTTAAAATTTTTAATTTTTTTCTTTAAGCAGATATTTACATTTGTATATGATTAATGTTAAAATAATAAAAAAAGAAAGGAATATTAGTATGGCAAACAGCAATTTCTTTGGACAGTTAAGAGAAACTAGACTTTCTGAGACTGTAGAAAATATTGCTGGTGAAAGGTTGAAAGTCGCAAGTACTCAAAATGAGATTAAATCAGCTTTTGAAGAGGCATATTCTGATTTAGGTTATAAGGCTGAAATTAAATTTAGTACACCAGAAGAAACTCCTGAATTAAAAGACAAAGCAGGAACTGCTTATGTTTCATCTACTGGAGTACATACGATGATAATAAATATAAATGCCAAAGAAAATAGTACAAAATCGGGGCTTATTGGAACAATTTCGGAAGAAGGGAGTCATATTATAAATGGAGCCAAAGGAAGACAAATAGAAACAGGAACTGAAGAAAAAGGACTAGAAAGTACAAGAAGAGCAACTAATTCATATTTTCAGGATAAGTATAAGGATGACAAGACTACTATTTCTATGAAATCTGATGGCGCTATTGATACTAGTAAATTGGGAGTTAATGTTGGAGATCGTCCAGAATATGAAGATATTTTCACTATAAAAAATTCTTTATATAAAGGATTAAGCGATAATCAAATAGTTGAAAAGGTTGGTAAAGATTATAATTGGGAAGGAGTTAATTATCGAAATTTAGTAGAAGAAATAATGCAAAAAGATCATGATAATTCACTATTAAGTTATATTAAAGATCATGTTGGAGAAAAAATAACAATAGCAGTTATTTCAACTTTAGCAAGGAAATATTTAATTGGAAAAGGATTTTCTGATGCAGCTGCAACAAAAGCAGGAGGTTGGATTGCATTTGGATTATTTACAGTTAATGAAGTAAGTAAATTGAAAGAATTTAGAAATTTTGGTTCAAATGGTAGAGCAGCTTTAATTTTAGCATTAGGAAAAGAAAGAGAGAGATTTAATAGTGCTGTAAAGGCAGCAAGTTGGGAAAGTAATTATATAAAAAATAATTTTTATAATGGAGCAAAGAAAATTGAGAATGAAAATAATTTTGATATATTTTACCAAACTGAATATTTATTATGGCAACAAACATATGAAAAATGGCCAAAAGAACATCAAGAATTTTTTAAAAATGCTATAAATGCTTCAGGAAAAGGTAAGGAATTAAATACTATCATAAAATCTCAAAAAAGATATTACAGATTTATAAATAGTGGATATTATAAAAATTCAAATGGTAAAAATATCTATTATCCCGCTGGAAGTCCTAATTGGTATAATAGAAGAAATGGAGAAACTAATTGGAATGTTTGGAATAGTTTTTAAATTCATAAAAAATAATGAATATGTATATTATTCATTGTATTCAGTGTTAAGTTTAGCAATAATATTTATATTTTATAAATATATAAAATTATTTGAAAAATTTAATGATTTAAAAAAAATATTTTTATGGTATTTAGTATTCTTTGGAATTTATGGACCTTATAAAAAATTAAAAGTTAAAAATTATTTAATTAGATTTTTAATATCGACATCTATTTTAGTTATAATTTCAATAGGTGATAAGCTATGAAAATATTAATTGTAATTATTTTTTACTTAAGGATATTTATTTTGATTAAATTGTTGTTTTTATCTAATTCAAATATTCCAAAAGAAAATGAAATATATACATATTTAAAATTTGTAAATTTTGAATATACGTTATTAATTTTTAGTAATGACAAAAAAAATATATTGAATTTGTTTATAAATATTTGCTTTCTCTTTTGGCTTTTAAAAATTATGTAAATATATTCTAAATTATATACATATAAAAAATGTATCAAGGAATAACTTATGAAAATTATAAAATAATTGAAGAAAAAGGAAGTATTTGTAAATTAGTTGATAAAGATTTTCCACTTTCTTCTAGAACAATAATACATCTTATAAAAAAAATATCTGATAATATGCAGTAGCACGAATATTAAATAACGATAGATATATGGTTATTGATAACGTTACAGAACATTTGATGAAAAAATTATAATAGATGATTAATGATATAATTCCTACTCATTTAATAATAAAAAATTCAGACACATTAATCGAAAAGCAAATTTTAATACCAAACAAGTTTAAAATTTGTGAGAGTGTCCAAAATTTTGTGTAAACTCATGAAAAATGGAATCTTAGATTTTTCAAGTAATGGAATAGGAATTGGATTAAGTGCAGAAGCATTTGCTGGAATGGGAACAGAAGGAATGGGGGCATCATCAAATTATTCAACAGGAGTAAGTGCTTGGAAAGATTTTAGTGGGAAAATGGCAAACATGATATCAAACAAAATAGAAAAATTAAAAAAAGATTACAATTTAACAGGACTTACTAACGAAGCAATGAAATATTTAAAAGGACATAAAAAAGATATTGAGAAACTTTTTAAAAAGAAAGGAAAAAGGTAAATACTATTATGCAATTAAAAATAAAAAATAATATTTTTTTAATGCATTATGATTATGTTACGATATGGATTAATCAAGAAAAATATAATTTAAAATATAATTTTGAAATTACTAAAAATATTTTAAACACGGATGAGAAAATAGAAATTGTATATGCTATTTTTTCAAGAAAAAGTAAAAAAATATACATAAGTTGTAAAAACAAAGAAGTATTGAGTTTATCTTTAAAATTAAATTTATTTAGTTTAATTTTAGATATAATTAATTTTATTATGCATATTTTGATATTTATGATAGCTTTTACTATTTTTTCATCTGGCTTTAATTGCTTATTTTTTATAGTGATCTATATATTTTTTAGTTTTTTTATAAATTTCTTCTTAGCAGTAAAAAGAATAAGTTTAGTAGAAAATTGAAAAATAAAGTGAGATGTTAAGATGTAAGTAAAATGCAACAAGAGAATGTCCAAAATTTTATATAAACTCAAAATATAATATATGGTGCAGGATGATATTTTTATCATCCTGTTTTTAAATTTCTATTTTTTTATTTTTATAATTTAAAGTATTTGCCATTATATCTTTTTTTAAGATTCCAATATTTGTTTTTCTGTCATAAGAAAATAATCTTGTTTTTCTAATTCTTTCTTTATTCTCAAACATCTTTTTATGCACAAATTTTGCGATAAAATATGAAAGAATAACACTTGCAACAACATCAGTAGTCCAATGACGCACCAAATAAATACGGCTCATTCCTACTAAAATTCCCAAGATGAATAACGGTATTTTTATTGCTTTGCTTTTTATGATAAAAGATAAAATCCAAATTGTTCCCCAAATAGTAATTGTATGTCCTGATGGAAAAGATACATAACTTCCTTTCCAAAATGAACTATTTTTAATCAAAGTCATTATTCCATAAAATTTATCAGGATTTATAGTTATCGACGGTCTTGCTCTTGCGAATAACACTTTCATTATATTCAATATAATTTGAGTAGAAAGCAAAGTAAAAATTACTGCTAAAATATATTTTTTTAAAAAATTATATTTCTGTTTATTGATTAAAAAGAATGATAGCAATACAACTGTAAGCATTAATTCCAAATATCCTTCTCCAAGTTTAGTAATTAAACGAAAAAATTTTTCAATACTTTCTGAATGTTTAAAAATGCTGAAATTTGAATTATAAGATAAATGTTTAAAAAAGAATTTATCTACAGAAAAAATATAATTTGTTAGTTTCAATTGCATCACATCTCCTTCTTTATTTTTATTTTAGATAATTAGTAATTTCTAAATTTATATATTCTTATTTTTATAAAACCAAGATATAATATTTTCGATAAGTAATGGTATCATAAAAAACAAATTTTAAACTGAATTTAAACTGAATAAATTTTAGAAAGGAAAAAATAGAAGAAAAAAATGGGAAAGATATTAGTTGTTGAAGATGATAAAAAAATATCGAGAATTTTGAAATTACAGCTGGAGCGAAAAAATCACGAGATTACGATAATTGAAAAT harbors:
- a CDS encoding phosphatase PAP2 family protein, with product MQLKLTNYIFSVDKFFFKHLSYNSNFSIFKHSESIEKFFRLITKLGEGYLELMLTVVLLSFFLINKQKYNFLKKYILAVIFTLLSTQIILNIMKVLFARARPSITINPDKFYGIMTLIKNSSFWKGSYVSFPSGHTITIWGTIWILSFIIKSKAIKIPLFILGILVGMSRIYLVRHWTTDVVASVILSYFIAKFVHKKMFENKERIRKTRLFSYDRKTNIGILKKDIMANTLNYKNKKIEI
- a CDS encoding RNA-guided endonuclease TnpB family protein; this translates as MKYNLAFKYRIYPNKEQELLINKTFGCVRFVYNTILYTANKIYEETRKNKIITPASLKSENQFLKEVDSLALSNAQLNVKRSFTNFFQKRAKFPRFKSKKNNIKSYTTNCVNNSIRIEENKYLVLPKLKKVKLKYHREIPKDYKIKSVTLTNSNGNYYVSVLTEFEKEIQKNPSNDKVIGLDFSMSELFVSSENQRADYPRYFRMLEKKLKKLQKSLSRKVKFSKNWYKQKAKISRLHEYIKNCRRDFLHKLSKKLSEEYNAVVVEDLNMKGMSQALNFGKSVGDNGWGIFLRMLEYKLMFLGKQFLKIDKWFPSSKTCSRCGNVKEELKLSERSYKCECCGIEIDRDYNAALNIKNIGKLMLKY
- a CDS encoding PepSY domain-containing protein; protein product: MKNQKNFFKTGILSFLLLGGLLAYGATSNNRNIATKISREEAVKIAKKNTPNGQLKKVKLENTKRGSVYDIELWEGNTNTKKEYKIDANTGKIFRAKTDTDDDELNPAITNTKISVEQAKSIAKKQAPNATFKSIELERKKGKLVYEVDLIEGNTKKEYKIDANTGEILDFEID